The Phycisphaerae bacterium genome has a segment encoding these proteins:
- the wecB gene encoding UDP-N-acetylglucosamine 2-epimerase (non-hydrolyzing), with protein sequence MIKIICVCGARPNFMKIAPIIRAFEAAGNFETLLLHTGQHYDKNMSRLFFDELRIPKPDINLEVGSASHAIQTAEIMKHFEPVVLDFKPDYVLVVGDVNSTIACGLVAVKLGVKLIHVEAGLRSFDRTMPEEINRLLTDSICDLLFVTEQAGLDNLAREGIDSNKVHFVGNVMIDTLMENRERAKKSDILSRLGLMKKGYAAITLHRPSNVDDFDKFAEIIAAFEEIQKDLKLVFPMHPRTRNNIRRGKLEKRIEAITNLILLEPIGYVDFLHLMSNAALVITDSGGIQEETTILQIPCMTLRENTERPVTVTEGTNCLVHIETEDILKHYNEIKANNFEAKGRIPKFWDGKAAERIADILQRFSL encoded by the coding sequence ATGATAAAAATTATCTGCGTATGTGGCGCCAGACCCAATTTCATGAAGATTGCGCCGATTATACGGGCGTTTGAGGCAGCAGGCAATTTTGAGACACTGCTGTTACATACAGGCCAGCATTACGATAAGAATATGAGCAGGTTGTTTTTTGATGAGCTCCGGATTCCCAAACCGGATATAAATCTGGAGGTAGGCTCAGCAAGTCACGCCATTCAGACGGCCGAAATTATGAAGCATTTTGAGCCCGTTGTTCTGGATTTCAAGCCGGATTATGTGTTGGTGGTCGGTGATGTAAACAGCACGATTGCGTGCGGACTTGTTGCGGTAAAGCTCGGAGTCAAGTTAATTCATGTAGAGGCAGGATTGCGAAGTTTTGACCGAACGATGCCCGAGGAAATTAATCGTCTCCTTACTGACTCCATCTGTGATTTGCTCTTTGTAACCGAGCAGGCAGGTCTTGATAACCTCGCCAGAGAAGGAATTGATTCGAACAAGGTGCACTTTGTCGGCAATGTTATGATCGACACCCTGATGGAAAATCGTGAAAGGGCAAAGAAATCAGATATTCTGAGCAGGCTTGGGCTTATGAAAAAAGGTTATGCAGCAATTACGCTTCACAGGCCAAGCAACGTCGATGACTTCGATAAATTTGCTGAGATTATAGCCGCATTTGAAGAAATCCAGAAGGATTTAAAGCTGGTTTTTCCGATGCACCCTCGCACACGAAATAATATCAGACGTGGTAAGCTTGAGAAGCGGATAGAAGCAATAACAAACCTTATTCTGCTTGAGCCGATTGGCTACGTGGATTTTCTGCATCTGATGAGCAACGCTGCTTTGGTCATAACCGATTCCGGCGGCATTCAGGAAGAAACCACAATACTCCAAATACCGTGCATGACACTGCGTGAAAATACGGAACGGCCTGTAACTGTAACCGAAGGCACAAATTGCCTTGTACATATCGAGACTGAAGACATACTTAAACATTACAATGAAATAAAAGCTAACAACTTCGAAGCAAAAGGCAGAATTCCGAAATTCTGGGATGGCAAAGCAGCTGAAAGAATTGCGGATATACTTCAGCGGTTCTCCCTTTGA
- the wecB gene encoding UDP-N-acetylglucosamine 2-epimerase (non-hydrolyzing) yields the protein MKIICVCGARPQFVKAAAVSRAIVKYNTENPNCIIDEKIVHTGQHYDENMSKVFFDELKIPRPYVNLEVGSGLHGRQTGLMLEKVEEVLLELKPDIVLVYGDTNSTLAGALAAAKLHIPIAHVEAGLRSFNRKMPEEINRLVADHLSSILFCPTDTAVENLQKEGITDGVHQVGDVMYDSVLFNVNLAEQSSQIMSRLELPSKGYYVATIHRAENTNDTKRMDDILSAFGQIDFPVVLPMHPRTRKILGKKLTNISKNVRVIDPVAYFDMLMLEKNSRLILTDSGGIQKEAYWFSVPCVTLRDETEWVETVEAGCNILAGAERQRIVDAVKQNENKSTAYNSMLYGDGHSAERICRILLESQVNQI from the coding sequence ATGAAAATTATCTGTGTATGTGGCGCCAGACCTCAGTTCGTAAAGGCGGCGGCTGTCAGCCGAGCTATCGTCAAATATAATACCGAAAATCCCAATTGTATAATTGACGAAAAGATTGTGCATACCGGCCAACATTACGATGAGAACATGTCGAAAGTATTTTTCGATGAATTAAAAATTCCCAGACCATATGTTAATCTTGAAGTTGGCTCAGGGCTACACGGAAGGCAAACGGGGCTTATGCTGGAAAAGGTCGAAGAAGTCCTTCTGGAGTTAAAACCTGATATTGTTTTAGTTTATGGCGACACGAACTCGACCCTGGCAGGCGCTTTGGCGGCAGCCAAGCTTCATATTCCGATTGCTCATGTCGAAGCCGGTTTAAGGTCATTTAACCGCAAAATGCCGGAAGAGATTAATCGTCTTGTAGCAGACCATTTGTCGAGTATTTTGTTTTGCCCGACAGATACTGCGGTTGAAAATCTGCAAAAAGAAGGCATCACCGATGGTGTGCATCAAGTAGGTGATGTTATGTATGACTCGGTACTGTTCAATGTCAATCTTGCGGAACAGTCCAGCCAAATAATGTCGAGGCTTGAACTGCCGTCCAAAGGTTATTATGTTGCCACAATTCACCGAGCAGAAAATACCAATGACACCAAACGTATGGATGACATCTTATCCGCATTCGGTCAAATCGATTTCCCCGTTGTCCTGCCGATGCATCCCCGAACCCGCAAGATATTGGGCAAAAAATTGACCAATATCAGTAAAAACGTCCGTGTCATTGATCCGGTTGCATATTTTGACATGCTGATGCTCGAAAAGAACTCTCGGCTGATACTGACCGATTCCGGAGGCATCCAGAAAGAAGCCTACTGGTTTAGCGTTCCCTGCGTTACTTTGCGTGACGAGACTGAATGGGTTGAAACTGTCGAGGCCGGCTGTAATATTTTAGCCGGGGCGGAGCGGCAAAGAATCGTAGATGCGGTCAAGCAAAATGAAAACAAGTCAACCGCTTATAACAGTATGCTTTATGGAGATGGACACTCAGCAGAACGAATCTGCAGGATTCTCCTTGAATCACAGGTAAATCAGATCTAA
- a CDS encoding DegT/DnrJ/EryC1/StrS family aminotransferase, giving the protein MNVPLLDLKAQYATIKDEVLAAVSEVLETQICIGGPKVAELEKQVAEISGCKFAVGASSGTDAILNSLMSLDIGPGDEVITTPFTFFATIGCISRTGATPVFVDIDPQTYNIDAELIASAVTEKTKAIMPVHLYGQMADMDPIMEVARKHNLAVIEDAAQSITSVYKGKKAGSIGTVGCFSFFPSKNLGGVGDGGMIVTNDEQLYNRLVIMRNHGSKPKYYHKYIGGNFRLDPVQAAVLLVKLPHLDDWSEARRRNAAYYDKKFKGTVVKTPYISPDCVTIYNQYCIRVPKRDELLAHLQNNKIGREVYYPVPMHVQECFKHLGYKKGDLPESEKAANEIMAIPIYPELTDEMKDFVAETILAFLG; this is encoded by the coding sequence ATGAACGTACCACTTTTGGATTTAAAGGCACAGTATGCAACAATTAAAGACGAAGTTTTAGCAGCTGTTTCGGAAGTGCTGGAAACTCAAATATGTATAGGCGGTCCGAAAGTTGCTGAACTGGAAAAGCAAGTAGCAGAAATAAGCGGATGTAAATTCGCAGTAGGAGCCTCCAGCGGCACCGATGCTATTTTGAACAGCTTAATGAGCCTGGATATCGGCCCCGGTGATGAGGTTATAACCACACCGTTTACTTTTTTCGCGACCATCGGCTGTATCTCCCGCACTGGCGCAACGCCGGTGTTCGTAGATATCGACCCGCAGACTTACAATATCGATGCCGAGCTCATCGCTTCGGCTGTTACAGAGAAAACCAAGGCGATTATGCCCGTCCATCTGTACGGGCAGATGGCGGATATGGATCCTATTATGGAAGTTGCCAGGAAACATAATCTTGCAGTGATAGAGGACGCCGCCCAGTCGATCACGAGCGTCTATAAAGGTAAAAAGGCAGGCAGTATTGGGACCGTGGGGTGCTTTAGTTTTTTCCCGAGCAAGAACCTCGGCGGCGTCGGGGACGGCGGTATGATAGTTACCAATGACGAGCAGCTTTATAACCGCCTGGTTATTATGCGTAATCACGGCAGCAAGCCGAAGTATTACCATAAATACATCGGCGGTAATTTCCGCCTTGACCCAGTACAGGCGGCGGTGCTTTTGGTCAAGTTGCCGCATCTGGACGACTGGTCTGAGGCCCGACGGCGCAATGCAGCCTATTACGATAAAAAATTCAAAGGAACCGTTGTAAAGACTCCTTATATCAGTCCTGACTGCGTGACCATTTATAACCAATACTGCATCCGGGTACCGAAACGCGATGAGCTGCTGGCGCATCTTCAAAATAATAAAATCGGCCGCGAAGTCTATTATCCCGTGCCAATGCATGTTCAGGAGTGCTTCAAGCACCTTGGTTACAAAAAGGGAGACCTGCCGGAATCTGAAAAGGCAGCCAATGAGATTATGGCTATTCCGATATATCCCGAGCTTACGGATGAAATGAAGGATTTTGTGGCAGAGACAATACTGGCATTTCTGGGATAG
- a CDS encoding acyltransferase, whose product MSKEKDYFVHESAYVDEPCEIGKGTKIWHFSHIMKDVKIGERCIFGQNVNVANEVVIGSNVKVQNNISIYTGTIIEDDVFLGPSCVLTNVTNPRSQVIRHSIYEKTIFRRGATVGANATIVCGIELGRYCFIAAGAVVAKDVPDYALMMGNPAKQKGWMSRHGIRLPKPDSDGIMVCPESGYHYKEVTPGVVRCLDLDEEAPLPPEKAIGKIPYDDFKKPN is encoded by the coding sequence ATGAGCAAAGAAAAAGATTATTTCGTTCACGAGTCAGCGTATGTTGATGAACCTTGCGAGATAGGCAAAGGGACAAAGATATGGCATTTTTCACACATAATGAAAGACGTCAAAATTGGTGAAAGATGTATATTCGGCCAGAATGTCAATGTGGCCAATGAAGTTGTAATCGGCAGTAATGTGAAGGTCCAGAACAACATTTCAATTTATACAGGCACAATCATTGAAGACGATGTGTTTCTCGGCCCTTCGTGCGTCCTGACAAATGTTACGAACCCCCGCTCGCAGGTTATTCGGCACAGCATTTATGAAAAGACAATCTTTCGCCGCGGAGCAACTGTAGGTGCGAACGCAACTATTGTCTGTGGAATCGAGCTCGGACGTTACTGCTTTATAGCTGCCGGCGCCGTGGTGGCCAAGGACGTTCCGGATTATGCGCTGATGATGGGCAATCCAGCCAAGCAAAAGGGATGGATGAGCCGACATGGAATCCGTCTGCCAAAGCCGGATTCGGACGGCATTATGGTCTGTCCGGAGAGCGGCTATCATTACAAAGAAGTTACCCCCGGGGTGGTCAGGTGTCTCGATTTGGATGAGGAAGCACCCCTGCCACCAGAAAAAGCAATCGGCAAAATACCGTATGATGATTTTAAAAAACCTAATTAG
- a CDS encoding Gfo/Idh/MocA family oxidoreductase has translation MSENVLTVAVVGAGYWGKNLVRNFATAKRCNLKYVCDLNKKVLASQKKSFPAVTTTSELDEILNDAEVNAVIIATEVPTHFEIARKSLEAGKHTYVEKPMTLKAADAKVLVELAKDKKLKLMVGHLLEYHPAVNYLKDMIDKGQVGQPYYMYTQRVNLGIVRKNENAWWSLAPHDISIICYLLGSEPVSVTAHGQCYLQKDIEDVVFATIKFADGKVANVHCSWLDPHKIRKMTVVGSEKMVSFDDMEATEKIRIYDKGAAIKHDITTSYAEVISLRFGDIVMPKVPGGEPLSLECKHFVDCVLDGTPIRSDGIEGLRVVRVLEAGQKSLKNNGEPINPEDF, from the coding sequence ATGAGTGAGAATGTTTTAACTGTTGCAGTTGTCGGCGCCGGATATTGGGGCAAGAACCTGGTCCGCAATTTTGCCACAGCCAAAAGATGCAATTTGAAGTACGTCTGCGACCTCAACAAGAAAGTTCTGGCTTCCCAAAAGAAAAGTTTTCCTGCCGTTACAACCACATCCGAGCTGGATGAGATTTTAAACGATGCCGAAGTTAATGCGGTGATAATTGCTACTGAAGTGCCCACGCACTTTGAGATTGCGCGAAAGTCTTTGGAGGCCGGCAAACATACTTATGTTGAAAAGCCAATGACGTTAAAAGCTGCTGATGCGAAGGTGCTGGTTGAACTTGCAAAAGACAAGAAATTGAAATTGATGGTTGGCCACCTGCTGGAATATCATCCTGCGGTCAATTACCTCAAAGATATGATAGACAAAGGCCAGGTGGGTCAGCCTTATTATATGTATACTCAGCGGGTTAATTTGGGTATTGTTCGTAAAAATGAAAATGCCTGGTGGTCGCTGGCACCACATGATATTTCGATTATCTGCTACTTGCTCGGCTCCGAGCCGGTATCGGTGACAGCACACGGACAGTGCTATTTACAGAAGGACATTGAAGACGTGGTATTTGCCACGATTAAATTTGCAGACGGCAAAGTGGCAAACGTCCACTGCAGCTGGCTCGACCCTCACAAAATCAGGAAGATGACGGTTGTCGGCTCCGAAAAGATGGTAAGCTTTGACGATATGGAAGCGACGGAAAAAATACGAATTTATGATAAGGGTGCGGCAATAAAGCATGATATAACTACATCATACGCAGAAGTAATATCGCTCCGGTTCGGCGACATAGTGATGCCGAAGGTGCCGGGCGGCGAACCGCTCTCGCTGGAATGCAAGCACTTCGTAGATTGTGTACTTGACGGAACACCGATACGAAGTGACGGCATCGAAGGTTTAAGAGTTGTCAGGGTATTAGAGGCCGGGCAGAAGTCGTTAAAGAATAACGGCGAGCCCATTAATCCGGAGGATTTCTAA
- a CDS encoding DUF255 domain-containing protein — translation MAQTQAGNHDDSTGLTPNQSSSPVGQKHSRSLWIIILVFAIFVVAVFLTENKGDPTSWWEKDYHTGIKLAKQQNKPALICFFRQGTRFSSDMWQGVYNKPDVQKYVVANFIPILIDVDKQPELAKRYNVTYYPTHYVENPNTNQTDGPFIGAHRLVEFIKRPRNFTSQNSSLQ, via the coding sequence GTGGCACAGACACAGGCCGGTAATCACGATGACTCGACAGGCTTGACGCCGAACCAATCTTCGTCTCCCGTCGGCCAAAAACATTCTCGATCTTTATGGATAATTATTCTGGTTTTTGCCATATTCGTAGTAGCTGTCTTTTTGACCGAAAACAAGGGAGACCCGACTAGTTGGTGGGAAAAAGATTATCACACCGGCATCAAGCTGGCGAAACAACAAAACAAACCTGCTTTGATTTGCTTTTTTAGACAAGGTACGCGCTTTAGTTCAGATATGTGGCAGGGGGTCTACAACAAACCCGACGTCCAAAAATATGTCGTGGCCAATTTTATTCCAATTCTTATTGACGTCGATAAACAGCCCGAACTTGCCAAACGCTACAACGTTACTTATTATCCTACTCATTATGTTGAAAACCCAAACACCAATCAAACAGATGGCCCTTTCATTGGTGCGCACCGCTTGGTCGAGTTCATCAAAAGACCTCGAAATTTCACCTCCCAAAACAGTTCGCTACAGTGA
- a CDS encoding GDP-L-fucose synthase, protein MSEFFEDKRIVVTGGAGFLGGYVVEGLQKRGCKNILVPKIEDYDLVKMDDIVRMYDDMRPDIVIHLAAVVGGIGANREHPGEFFYKNLMMGTQLIEQGRIHNVKKFAALGTVCAYPKFTPVPFKEEDLWNGYPEESNAPYGLAKKMLLVQSQAYRAEYGFNSIFLLPVNLYGPGDNFDPKSSHVIPALIKKCVDAIESGADHIDCWGTGKSSREFIYVADAAEGILLATEYYNGDEPVNIGAGFEITIKELAEKIAKITGFKGEIRWDSSKPDGQPRRCLDISRAKEYFGFEAKTSFEEGLKKTIKWYRENRPRKMA, encoded by the coding sequence ATGAGTGAATTTTTCGAAGACAAACGAATTGTTGTTACCGGCGGAGCAGGTTTTCTCGGCGGGTATGTTGTCGAAGGGCTTCAAAAACGGGGCTGTAAGAATATTTTAGTGCCGAAAATCGAAGACTATGACCTAGTTAAGATGGACGACATCGTTCGGATGTACGACGATATGAGACCTGACATTGTTATCCATCTTGCAGCGGTTGTCGGCGGCATCGGAGCCAACCGCGAGCATCCAGGCGAGTTTTTTTATAAGAACCTGATGATGGGTACCCAACTAATAGAGCAGGGACGAATTCATAACGTCAAAAAATTTGCGGCACTTGGGACGGTTTGCGCATACCCGAAATTTACGCCGGTGCCGTTTAAGGAAGAGGACCTCTGGAACGGATACCCGGAGGAGAGCAACGCGCCATACGGATTAGCTAAAAAGATGCTATTGGTGCAATCACAAGCCTACCGGGCCGAATACGGTTTTAATTCGATATTCTTATTGCCTGTAAATCTATACGGTCCCGGCGACAATTTCGATCCTAAAAGCAGTCACGTAATACCGGCGCTAATAAAAAAATGCGTCGATGCAATCGAATCTGGCGCCGACCATATTGATTGCTGGGGCACCGGCAAGAGCTCCCGAGAATTTATCTACGTTGCTGATGCTGCTGAGGGAATCCTGCTGGCGACAGAGTATTATAATGGAGATGAGCCGGTCAATATCGGGGCCGGATTCGAAATAACAATAAAGGAACTGGCGGAAAAAATCGCAAAAATAACGGGCTTTAAGGGAGAGATTCGCTGGGACAGCTCTAAGCCGGACGGTCAACCAAGGCGATGTTTGGATATTTCAAGAGCCAAAGAATATTTTGGTTTCGAAGCCAAAACCAGCTTCGAAGAGGGTCTTAAGAAAACAATTAAATGGTACAGGGAAAACCGCCCGCGAAAGATGGCTTAA
- the gmd gene encoding GDP-mannose 4,6-dehydratase: MKKALVTGITGQDGSYLAELLLQKGYQVWGIVRRSSSFNTDRIDHLYKDPHNQPDLRLIYGDLTDGSNLHSILNDINPNEVYNLGAQSHVRVSFDTPIYTVDTDAVGTLRMLEAIRATKKQVKFYQASSSEMYGKVVETPQTEKTPFYPRSPYGCAKVYSFWQTVNYREAYGLFACNGILFNHESPRRGETFVTRKITRAATRIKLGLQDKLYLGNLDAKRDWGFAGDYVETMWLMLQQDKPDDYVIATGETHSVREFLDEVFGHLDLDWQKYVEIDPRYYRPSEVDFLQGDSSKARKVLKWEPKVTFKKLAKMMTDADMKLAENEKILKDHGKRQ; encoded by the coding sequence ATGAAGAAAGCACTGGTTACCGGTATTACAGGACAGGACGGCTCATATCTTGCGGAACTACTGCTGCAAAAAGGATATCAGGTTTGGGGGATTGTTCGTCGAAGCTCCTCGTTCAACACGGACAGAATAGACCATCTTTACAAAGACCCACACAATCAGCCGGACCTTCGGCTGATTTATGGAGACCTGACCGACGGCAGCAATCTTCATTCGATATTAAATGATATTAATCCTAATGAGGTTTATAATCTCGGCGCACAAAGTCATGTCCGAGTAAGTTTCGATACGCCTATTTATACAGTCGATACAGACGCAGTTGGTACGCTTCGGATGCTTGAGGCGATTCGTGCCACCAAAAAGCAGGTGAAGTTTTACCAGGCCTCCAGCAGCGAGATGTACGGCAAGGTTGTCGAAACGCCGCAAACAGAAAAGACGCCGTTTTATCCGCGGAGTCCCTACGGCTGCGCAAAGGTGTACAGTTTCTGGCAAACGGTGAATTATCGCGAGGCTTACGGCCTGTTTGCATGTAACGGAATCCTGTTCAATCACGAATCGCCGAGGCGCGGCGAAACGTTCGTTACAAGAAAAATCACACGAGCGGCGACGCGAATCAAACTGGGTTTACAAGACAAGCTGTATTTAGGCAACCTGGACGCAAAACGTGACTGGGGATTTGCAGGCGATTACGTCGAGACGATGTGGCTGATGCTACAACAAGACAAACCCGACGATTATGTTATCGCCACAGGCGAGACACATTCAGTAAGAGAATTCTTAGATGAAGTGTTCGGCCATCTTGATTTGGACTGGCAGAAATATGTTGAGATTGACCCGCGATATTACAGGCCAAGCGAAGTTGATTTTCTGCAAGGCGACTCGAGCAAAGCCAGAAAGGTTCTAAAGTGGGAACCAAAGGTAACATTTAAGAAATTGGCAAAAATGATGACCGATGCTGATATGAAGCTCGCCGAGAATGAAAAGATTTTGAAAGACCACGGCAAGAGACAATGA
- a CDS encoding GDP-mannose 4,6-dehydratase, which translates to MKALITGGAGFIGSHLAERLLKDGHKVAVIDNLSTGSLKNIAPLLSCEGKNGGNFNFVEGDIRNAELMEPLTEQCDVVYHLAAAVGVKLIADRPVHTIETNIGGTEVVLETANKFGKKILIASSSEVYGKNETVPFSEDDDIVLGSTRMSRWSYACSKAIDEFLGLAFHQQYKLDVIIGRFFNTIGPRQTGQYGMVVPRFVQRALKNEPISIYGTGQQRRCFCYVEDLIDAVTGLMNCKEAAGQVYNIGSSEEITIESLADKIIEMTNSKSKKEFVSYEKAYGRPIEDMMRRVPNLERIKNMTGWEPKTSLDEGLRAIIENFKQAK; encoded by the coding sequence ATGAAAGCACTTATTACAGGAGGGGCGGGATTTATAGGCTCCCATCTGGCAGAACGGTTACTAAAAGACGGGCACAAGGTCGCGGTTATTGATAACCTCAGTACCGGCAGTTTAAAAAATATTGCCCCCCTGCTTTCCTGCGAAGGCAAGAATGGGGGCAATTTTAATTTTGTAGAAGGCGATATCCGCAATGCCGAATTGATGGAGCCACTAACAGAGCAATGCGACGTAGTCTATCATTTAGCTGCGGCCGTCGGCGTCAAGTTGATAGCTGACAGACCGGTCCATACGATAGAAACCAATATCGGCGGCACCGAGGTGGTGTTAGAGACAGCCAATAAGTTCGGCAAAAAAATTCTGATTGCCTCAAGCAGCGAAGTTTACGGAAAAAATGAAACAGTGCCCTTCAGCGAAGATGACGACATTGTTCTGGGCAGCACACGAATGTCACGATGGTCATACGCCTGCAGCAAGGCGATAGATGAATTCCTGGGTCTGGCTTTCCACCAGCAGTATAAACTGGACGTGATAATCGGCAGGTTCTTTAACACAATCGGGCCCAGACAAACAGGTCAATATGGAATGGTGGTGCCCCGTTTTGTTCAAAGAGCATTAAAGAACGAGCCAATTTCGATATACGGCACAGGCCAGCAAAGGCGCTGCTTTTGTTACGTGGAAGACCTTATCGACGCTGTCACGGGTTTGATGAACTGCAAGGAGGCGGCGGGACAAGTGTATAACATCGGCTCAAGTGAAGAAATTACCATCGAAAGTCTTGCTGATAAAATCATCGAGATGACGAACAGCAAAAGCAAAAAGGAATTTGTATCATACGAAAAAGCCTACGGCAGGCCCATCGAAGACATGATGCGGCGCGTACCCAACCTCGAGCGGATAAAAAATATGACCGGCTGGGAGCCCAAAACAAGTCTGGACGAGGGGCTGCGGGCGATTATAGAAAATTTTAAACAGGCAAAATAG
- a CDS encoding glycosyltransferase family 39 protein, whose protein sequence is MVCAAIFKVTGYSITASRIGSVLFGTLATVSFYAVMRRWFGEKQGFFIVLAFIIHPWFFEVNRCSRPEIYCTALALVFLWLMVVFFDSGSRRSAFFAGVFAGLSSLSHPNGLILVFAISCVLIVWQRGKLLLHLIPWAIMGLAITVLPYVIYVLRAIQDPQVSFTGQMLINALHKSLVQAEITRWKIFLQLPEGIPLAIIMLVSWIMACYRSTAADKAIAAIVVIFVLILPFATVNYIGRYLFATIPFFSALIVRLIWRLTADRNLLLQNWCKLRYAISTGIAAIYLLTCLTFIGLMFYCLRGADFTRVINRVASVVGSKSSVYGNPIFWLGHDQYKYGPYLITHEDLLLQDAIKMVSKHRFDYAVRTAWFGAPPVGIARPPLAMPGFRDNSIDDWVCRKFGTKIDEFQDPYYGPIEIYKLNWEKGPH, encoded by the coding sequence GTGGTTTGTGCTGCAATTTTTAAGGTGACCGGCTACAGTATTACAGCCAGTCGGATTGGCTCGGTACTATTCGGGACATTAGCAACGGTAAGCTTTTACGCAGTTATGCGTCGTTGGTTTGGCGAGAAGCAGGGGTTCTTTATTGTATTGGCATTCATTATTCATCCGTGGTTTTTCGAAGTTAACAGGTGTTCCCGGCCTGAAATTTATTGCACGGCGCTGGCATTAGTGTTCTTATGGCTAATGGTGGTTTTTTTTGATTCCGGTTCACGACGAAGCGCTTTCTTCGCAGGAGTCTTTGCCGGTTTGTCCAGCTTATCGCATCCAAACGGTTTAATTCTTGTTTTTGCGATTAGCTGCGTTTTAATTGTTTGGCAGAGAGGCAAACTGTTACTGCATCTAATTCCCTGGGCAATTATGGGCTTGGCGATAACAGTTTTGCCGTATGTCATTTATGTTCTTCGAGCTATACAGGACCCACAAGTTAGTTTCACAGGGCAGATGCTAATCAACGCATTACATAAATCTCTTGTTCAAGCTGAAATAACTCGCTGGAAGATTTTTCTGCAATTGCCAGAGGGAATTCCCCTTGCAATTATTATGTTAGTTTCGTGGATTATGGCGTGTTACCGGTCAACTGCTGCGGATAAAGCTATTGCTGCTATCGTTGTTATTTTCGTTTTAATACTGCCTTTTGCTACTGTTAATTATATAGGACGGTATCTTTTTGCGACAATTCCATTCTTTAGTGCTTTGATAGTCCGTTTGATTTGGCGGTTAACAGCAGACAGGAATTTACTTTTACAGAATTGGTGTAAATTACGTTATGCAATTAGCACGGGTATAGCGGCAATCTATTTGTTAACGTGCCTTACGTTCATCGGATTAATGTTTTATTGTTTGCGAGGAGCTGATTTTACCAGAGTAATAAATCGCGTTGCATCAGTTGTTGGTTCCAAGAGTAGTGTTTACGGCAACCCGATTTTCTGGCTTGGTCATGACCAATATAAGTATGGTCCTTATCTAATAACCCACGAAGATCTTCTCTTACAAGATGCTATTAAGATGGTCAGCAAACATCGTTTTGATTATGCAGTAAGAACCGCCTGGTTTGGGGCGCCACCTGTAGGGATTGCTCGACCGCCTCTTGCAATGCCTGGCTTTAGAGATAATTCCATTGATGACTGGGTGTGCCGTAAATTTGGCACCAAAATAGATGAATTTCAGGACCCTTATTACGGACCGATCGAGATATATAAGCTTAATTGGGAAAAGGGACCGCATTGA